In Solanum lycopersicum chromosome 3, SLM_r2.1, the genomic stretch AATACATACGTTTTCAAAATTGAGTTGCAGTCAGTGCACAAATGATGATATTCTTGTTAATTCAGTTGGTTAAATTTGTCCGcaaaactaaacataaaattcatcaaattagTTGTAAAGGTGAAATTTATTAACTCATAAACTATCAAAGATAGAATTTAAAGAGAGGTTCAAAAGTGGTTAGATTAGTGATGGGCCTTGGGCTACTGTGATACACAACTTTTCtgaattaaatttctaaaatatcgTATATGAGACTATTATTATAAGTTGATAACATATGAATTTAAATATGTGAGACTTTCTAAATatactttattatatttaacGTCAAATTGATTAAAGATTAATGTTTGAACAAACGTGGTCCAATATTAATTGAGTGAGTGATTAAACTAATCCTATGAATAGTCCAAACAGAAGAAGCATTTTTATAGCATCTTACCGCCCTCTGTTATGTGCCaaaacaatcaatttttttaattttatttttcgtcaTGGTTAAAGCCAGAAAACACCTTTTATGTTTATGCttaatagaagaagaaaaaagataattagATCAAGAACATTTGTAAAACAAAATGGATAACTCCCTCACAACAAGGTCTCGCAATAAATTTtggtttgttttcttttttctatttgtttctTGGTACTTATTGCTTTATGGAATTGATTGGTCTTCTTTACCTGGTTTTGTAACAACGTCACGATATGAAGTAAATTCAATTGAATCCTTTCGTCCACCTCCTCATCATGAAAATGTTCATAATGTTAGCTCCAATTTCAATGCTACAAGTGTTGATGATGATAATGCTAGCAACGAGACGACGCGATCCAAGGAGGAAGAATCACTGTCTAATGAAAATGATAATGTGGTAGTACCTGATTTGGAGGAACTCCAGAAGGAATTGGAACCTTTGTTAAGAAAAATGGAACCtccaaaagaagagaaaaagatcGAAAAGGAAGTTGATAACAAGGGAGGAAAATGTGCAGGACGATATATTTATGTGGCAGAAATACCTAGTAAGTTCAATGAAATCATGTTGAAGGAATGTAAATTGTTGAATAAATGGGAAGATATGTGTCAATATTTGGTAAATATGGGGCTTGGTCCTGATCTTGGAAACCCTCAAAGGATTTTCATGAACAAAGGTTGGTATACTACGAATCAATTTTCGTTAGAAGTTCTGTTTCATAACAGAATGAAACAGTACGATTGTCTAACGAATGATTCTTCAGTAGCATCAGCAGTTTTCGTTCCATACTATTCAGGGTTCGATGTTGCTAGGTACTTGTGGGATGATTTCAACACATCAATGAGGGATGCTGGTGCAATTGAGGTCGCAAAGTTTCTCAAGGAAAAACCTGAATGGAAGACAATGTGGGGAAGAGATCATTTCATGATTGCTGGTAGAATTACTTGGGATTTTAGGAGAGGTATTGAGGAAGATTCAGCTTGGGGGAACAAGTTAATGTTGTTACCTGAGGCAAAGAACATGACTATCTTAACAATCGAATCGAGTCCTTGGAACAGGAATG encodes the following:
- the LOC101261703 gene encoding probable xyloglucan galactosyltransferase GT11; this translates as MDNSLTTRSRNKFWFVFFFLFVSWYLLLYGIDWSSLPGFVTTSRYEVNSIESFRPPPHHENVHNVSSNFNATSVDDDNASNETTRSKEEESLSNENDNVVVPDLEELQKELEPLLRKMEPPKEEKKIEKEVDNKGGKCAGRYIYVAEIPSKFNEIMLKECKLLNKWEDMCQYLVNMGLGPDLGNPQRIFMNKGWYTTNQFSLEVLFHNRMKQYDCLTNDSSVASAVFVPYYSGFDVARYLWDDFNTSMRDAGAIEVAKFLKEKPEWKTMWGRDHFMIAGRITWDFRRGIEEDSAWGNKLMLLPEAKNMTILTIESSPWNRNDFAIPYPTYFHPSSDSDVVQWQNRMRKLRRRVLFSFAGAPRPQLEDSIRSEIMEQCSATRRKCKLLECKDLHNKCNKPEHVMRLFQSSIFCLQPSGDSFTRRSTFDSILAGCIPVFFTPGSAYVQYIWHLPKDYTKYSVLIPEDDVRKKKVSIENVLSKIPKSQVAAMREEVIKLIPNVVYADPRTRLETVKDAFDLAVKGVLERVDVIRKEMRQGKYSSMIFDEEFSWKYHTFGTLQKHEWDSFFLRTNKEKY